ACCGGCTGGTCCATCATCGCCCAGGGCAACGGCACCAGCTACAAGGGTGACCGCCACACCGACCTGACCGCCAAAGTGCGCTGGGACTTCGTGCCCGCGCTGGATTTCGCCATCGAGGCGGGTTACCGCGCCATGACCCTGGACGTACAGGAACTGGATGCGTTCCAGAGCGACCTGGAAATCAAGGGCCCGTATGTGGGTCTGAGCCTGCACCTGTAAGCTACAGGCGGCATGCAAGAAAAAAGGCGGAGCGCTTGTGGCGCTCCGCCTTTTTTGTATCTAACTTTTTTATCCGCAATTTCTTACCCGTCGTTAGCCGGGGTCAGCGCGTCTCGCCCGCGGGAATCTTAAGGCCAAATTCCACATCCCCATTCTGGCCGCGCTGGCGCAGTACATGGTCGATCAGCACCAGCGCCATCATTGCCTCGGCGATCGGCGTCGCTCGAATGCCTACACAGGGGTCGTGACGCCCCTTGGTGATCACTTCGATGGGATTGCCGTTGGTATCCAGGCTCTTGCCGGGAATGCGCAGACTGGAAGTCGGCTTCAGGGCGATGTGCGCAATGATCTCCTGACCACTGGAAATACCCCCGAGAATGCCGCCGGCATTGTTGGACTGGAAACCTTCCACGGTGATCTCATCCCGGTGCTCGGTGCCCTTCTGGGCCACCGAATCGAAACCCGCACCAATCTCCACCCCTTTCACCGCGTTGATGCTCATCAGCCCGTGGGCCAGCTCCGCGTCCAGGCGATCGAAAATCGGCTCGCCGAGGCCCGCCGGCACACCGCTGGCGTGCACAGAAATGCGTGCGCCGACGGAGTCGCCCTCCTTGATCAGGGCCTGCATATAGCTTTCCATTTCCGGCACCTTGTCGGCGTCGGGGCAGAAAAACGGGTTCTGGTCTACTTGCGACCAGTCCAGCTTTTCCACCTTGATGGGGCCCAATTGTGAAAGGTAGCCACGTACCTCAATGCCGAACTGCTGCTTCAGCCACTTCTTGGCAATAGCACCAGCAGCCACCCGCATGGCAGTCTCACGGGCGGAGGAGCGACCGCCACCACGGTAATCGCGCAGGCCGTACTTGGCCCAGTAGGTGTAGTCGGCGTGGGCCGGGCGAATCTGCTCGGCGATATTGGCGTAGTCTTTGGAGCGCTGATCGGTGTTTTCGATCAACAGGCCAATCGGCGTTCCGGTGGTTTTGCCCTCGAACACCCCGGAGAGGATTTTGACTTCATCC
This Microbulbifer sp. Q7 DNA region includes the following protein-coding sequences:
- the aroC gene encoding chorismate synthase, whose translation is MSGNTFGKLFCVTTFGESHGPALGCIVDGCPPGLEITAEEIQLELDRRKPGTSRYTTQRREADEVKILSGVFEGKTTGTPIGLLIENTDQRSKDYANIAEQIRPAHADYTYWAKYGLRDYRGGGRSSARETAMRVAAGAIAKKWLKQQFGIEVRGYLSQLGPIKVEKLDWSQVDQNPFFCPDADKVPEMESYMQALIKEGDSVGARISVHASGVPAGLGEPIFDRLDAELAHGLMSINAVKGVEIGAGFDSVAQKGTEHRDEITVEGFQSNNAGGILGGISSGQEIIAHIALKPTSSLRIPGKSLDTNGNPIEVITKGRHDPCVGIRATPIAEAMMALVLIDHVLRQRGQNGDVEFGLKIPAGETR